Proteins from one Clostridium cellulovorans 743B genomic window:
- a CDS encoding sensor histidine kinase: protein MLWVIFFLLTIISVLLTYIYRYKKDINKITEQITKTKGEYYNIRMMTLDKDIEELVLSINRLYEDNQKINCTIKHREEELRRSIENLSHDLRTPLTSIMGYLQLVKDENTSEDDCSRYMEIIERRTVALQELIISFYDLSRVESSEYNFELRSVNLSNMLYETIALFYEDFTKKNIEPEVIAEITTANVIADEKAVMRIFSNLINNVLKHGEKSVVITLKKEGTKIITEFKNYAPRLKEEQVKHIFDRFYTADSTRSDKNTGLGLSITKALVEQLGNKIKAELIDGMLIIKITWNGKENL, encoded by the coding sequence ATGCTGTGGGTAATATTTTTTCTGTTAACAATTATTAGTGTCTTACTCACTTATATCTATAGATATAAAAAAGATATTAATAAAATTACAGAGCAAATTACAAAAACTAAAGGTGAATACTATAATATAAGAATGATGACTTTAGATAAGGATATTGAGGAATTGGTCTTATCGATAAATAGATTATATGAAGATAATCAAAAAATTAATTGTACCATAAAGCATAGAGAAGAAGAATTAAGGAGAAGTATTGAAAATCTTTCTCATGACTTAAGAACGCCACTCACGTCTATTATGGGATATTTACAATTAGTAAAAGATGAAAATACATCTGAAGATGATTGCAGTAGATATATGGAGATAATCGAAAGAAGAACTGTAGCATTGCAAGAACTTATAATTAGTTTTTACGACTTATCTAGAGTTGAATCAAGTGAATATAATTTTGAGTTAAGATCTGTGAATTTGAGTAACATGTTGTATGAAACAATAGCATTGTTTTATGAAGATTTTACAAAAAAGAATATAGAGCCAGAAGTTATAGCAGAAATAACAACAGCTAATGTTATTGCAGATGAAAAAGCTGTTATGAGGATATTCTCCAATTTGATCAATAACGTTTTGAAGCATGGAGAGAAGAGCGTAGTTATAACATTGAAAAAAGAAGGAACTAAAATAATTACGGAATTTAAAAATTATGCTCCTAGGTTGAAAGAAGAACAAGTAAAACATATTTTTGATAGGTTTTATACTGCAGATTCAACAAGAAGTGATAAAAATACAGGACTAGGTCTCAGTATAACTAAGGCATTAGTAGAGCAACTAGGTAATAAAATAAAGGCTGAATTAATTGACGGAATGTTAATTATAAAGATAACTTGGAATGGTAAAGAAAACTTATAA
- a CDS encoding ABC transporter permease subunit: MLRLIKAELYVLFKTRTFKVLCAIALFLAIGVLGLTKLMSSEEFIKSSLKGMSPEQQEQFMDTLQSAGSGENDSVIIPGSGLGFHIQANDIFKPTAKETYHAAFGSGIIEMIMAVLIGAMVAKEYSTGTIKNILAYGKRREYYYVSKLIACAIGLAAVLGIILVVATIGGITLFGWGEAFSPSQALGMLMNFLGAMAVGMGIISVLMLIATLVKSSGATIGIGIVTMAVLPMVISFLYGKFDWFDKMYQYSLSYNWALATSIKSTNGDILKAIIVGLLTLLIATGAGIGLFRKQDIK, from the coding sequence ATGCTTAGATTAATAAAAGCCGAACTATATGTGTTATTTAAAACAAGAACTTTTAAGGTGTTGTGTGCAATAGCTTTATTCTTAGCTATAGGAGTATTAGGACTAACAAAACTTATGTCTTCTGAGGAATTTATAAAAAGCAGTTTAAAGGGAATGTCACCAGAACAACAGGAACAGTTCATGGATACACTCCAAAGTGCTGGTAGTGGTGAAAATGATTCTGTCATAATACCTGGCAGTGGATTAGGGTTTCATATACAAGCAAACGATATTTTTAAACCTACTGCAAAAGAAACTTATCATGCTGCCTTTGGGTCTGGAATAATAGAGATGATTATGGCTGTATTAATTGGGGCTATGGTTGCGAAGGAATATTCAACAGGGACAATAAAAAATATATTAGCTTACGGGAAGAGGCGGGAATATTATTATGTTTCCAAATTGATTGCTTGCGCTATTGGACTTGCAGCAGTATTAGGAATAATACTTGTAGTAGCTACTATAGGAGGAATAACTCTTTTTGGTTGGGGTGAGGCGTTTAGTCCTTCTCAAGCTTTGGGGATGCTAATGAATTTCTTAGGAGCTATGGCAGTAGGTATGGGAATTATTTCTGTACTAATGCTTATTGCAACTTTAGTAAAAAGCAGTGGAGCCACAATCGGAATTGGTATAGTAACAATGGCAGTTTTGCCAATGGTTATCTCATTTCTTTATGGAAAGTTTGATTGGTTTGATAAAATGTATCAGTATTCATTATCGTATAATTGGGCATTGGCAACATCTATAAAATCAACAAACGGTGATATATTAAAAGCGATAATTGTAGGGTTACTAACATTATTAATAGCGACTGGTGCTGGGATAGGTTTATTTAGAAAACAGGATATAAAATAG
- a CDS encoding ABC transporter ATP-binding protein, with protein MKEIILKTHKLSKKYGNQLAVNNVTMTVRKGDIYGFIGKNGAGKTTLIRIVTGLIHKTGGEIELLGVSNEKGLNEARTIVGSLVEMPAFYGNMTAKENLEVSRLVRNIAGKQCIEEVLELVDLKGASNKKVKNFSLGMKQRLGIANALLGNPRFLILDEPINGLDPVSIVEIRELLKKINKEKDITILVSSHILSELSELATCYGIIDNGQLLEEISAEQLYEKCKQYIEIKVDDAKKAVVLLEKELDIIDYSVVENSIIKVYSHLNDVAKINTLLIRNNIEISNIGLKGQNLEEYFLSVVGGGKNA; from the coding sequence ATGAAGGAAATTATACTTAAAACTCATAAGCTTTCAAAAAAATATGGAAATCAACTAGCAGTAAATAACGTGACGATGACAGTAAGAAAAGGGGATATATATGGCTTTATAGGTAAAAATGGAGCTGGGAAAACTACTTTAATAAGAATAGTAACTGGATTGATTCATAAAACTGGTGGAGAAATTGAACTTTTAGGAGTAAGTAATGAAAAGGGATTGAATGAAGCTAGGACAATAGTGGGAAGTTTAGTTGAAATGCCCGCTTTTTATGGCAATATGACTGCAAAAGAGAATCTTGAAGTATCAAGGCTTGTAAGAAATATCGCAGGAAAGCAATGTATTGAAGAGGTTCTAGAACTAGTGGATTTAAAAGGTGCAAGCAATAAAAAGGTTAAGAATTTTTCTTTAGGAATGAAACAAAGGCTTGGTATTGCAAATGCACTTTTAGGAAACCCAAGATTTTTAATTTTAGATGAGCCTATAAATGGTCTTGATCCTGTGAGCATCGTTGAAATTAGGGAATTACTCAAGAAAATAAATAAAGAAAAAGATATAACAATATTAGTATCAAGCCACATATTAAGTGAACTTTCAGAACTTGCAACTTGTTATGGAATAATTGATAATGGACAATTACTTGAGGAGATTTCTGCTGAGCAATTATATGAAAAGTGTAAACAGTATATAGAAATCAAAGTTGATGATGCAAAGAAAGCAGTTGTATTATTAGAAAAAGAGTTAGATATTATAGATTACTCAGTAGTAGAAAATAGTATAATAAAAGTATATAGTCATCTCAATGATGTAGCCAAAATTAATACTCTTTTAATTCGTAATAATATTGAGATAAGTAATATAGGATTAAAGGGACAAAATCTAGAAGAGTATTTTTTAAGTGTAGTTGGAGGTGGCAAGAATGCTTAG
- a CDS encoding response regulator transcription factor — MDDNIEVLIVEDDIDINELLCNILIKEGYRVRGAYSGSEAKMCLEQFDYDIVLLDLMLPGICGENLIAEIRKVKVMPIIVISAKTAQGDKINVLKLGADDFVSKPFDIYEVVARVEAQLRRYKEFSNSKEESNRLIYKNITLDLDAREAFVKDKQLSLTFREFEILELLMKNPKKVFTRANIFQTVWNDEFLGDDNTINVHMSNLRSKLSEVDSETKYIQTVWGIGFKFQE; from the coding sequence ATGGATGATAATATAGAGGTATTAATAGTTGAAGATGATATAGATATTAATGAACTTTTATGTAATATCTTAATTAAAGAAGGATATAGAGTAAGAGGTGCATATTCTGGTTCAGAGGCAAAAATGTGTTTAGAACAATTCGACTATGATATTGTTCTACTGGATTTAATGTTGCCAGGAATTTGTGGTGAGAATTTAATAGCAGAAATAAGAAAAGTTAAAGTTATGCCTATAATAGTTATTTCAGCAAAAACTGCTCAAGGGGATAAAATAAATGTTTTAAAGCTTGGTGCAGATGATTTTGTAAGTAAGCCTTTTGATATATATGAAGTAGTTGCGAGAGTCGAAGCGCAGCTGAGAAGATATAAAGAATTTTCAAATTCAAAGGAAGAGAGTAATAGGCTTATTTATAAAAATATTACTTTAGATTTGGATGCGAGAGAAGCCTTCGTAAAAGATAAACAGCTTTCTTTAACCTTTAGAGAATTTGAAATTTTAGAGTTATTAATGAAAAACCCTAAAAAGGTATTTACAAGAGCCAATATATTTCAAACTGTATGGAATGATGAATTTTTAGGGGATGATAATACGATAAATGTTCATATGAGTAATCTGCGTTCCAAGTTATCAGAGGTAGATAGTGAAACTAAATACATACAGACTGTTTGGGGGATAGGTTTTAAGTTTCAAGAATAA
- a CDS encoding ribonuclease, whose protein sequence is MKKIFKKLNIFLVFALLLSSLFNTVFLTPTDTFGATTATSSSTKVINTFQGVADYIHTYGKLPSNFITKAQATSLGWKPGKNLWNYAPGKSIGGDIFINAEKHLPSASGRVWHECDINYNGGQRGADRIVFSNDGLIYGTSDHYKTFKCYYKN, encoded by the coding sequence ATGAAAAAAATTTTTAAGAAACTGAATATATTTTTAGTTTTTGCGCTTTTACTTTCTTCATTGTTTAACACAGTATTTCTAACTCCAACCGATACATTTGGAGCAACGACCGCTACTTCATCTAGCACTAAAGTAATAAATACATTCCAAGGTGTTGCAGACTATATACATACATATGGTAAACTACCGAGTAACTTTATTACCAAAGCTCAGGCTACTAGCTTAGGTTGGAAACCTGGAAAAAACCTTTGGAACTATGCACCTGGCAAAAGCATAGGCGGTGATATATTTATAAATGCTGAAAAACATCTTCCTTCAGCTTCTGGTAGAGTCTGGCATGAATGTGACATAAACTACAATGGTGGGCAAAGAGGTGCTGATAGAATAGTATTCTCAAATGATGGATTAATATATGGTACAAGTGACCACTATAAAACCTTCAAATGCTACTACAAAAACTAA
- a CDS encoding barstar family protein, with the protein MNNIVILDGSQFTSKERLHDILKSELALPDYYGNNLDALWDCLTGYIKLPISVEWTNFKQSKELLGDYAEATLNIFLAASNSLKEDFCINVH; encoded by the coding sequence ATGAATAACATAGTCATATTAGATGGTTCACAATTTACTAGTAAGGAAAGGCTTCATGATATATTAAAATCAGAACTTGCACTTCCAGACTATTATGGCAACAACTTAGATGCCCTTTGGGATTGTCTCACAGGATACATAAAATTACCTATAAGTGTAGAGTGGACAAACTTCAAACAAAGTAAAGAACTCTTAGGGGATTATGCTGAAGCTACCTTAAACATATTTTTAGCTGCTTCAAATTCCTTAAAAGAAGATTTCTGCATAAATGTCCATTAA
- a CDS encoding DMT family transporter: MKKGYLYIFLTTIIFSTMEIALKFAAGTFNPIQITFTRFFIGGIFLIPFALTTLNKKKIIISIKDLYFFAFLGFLGVVVSMALYQLAVLNTKASVTAVLFSSNPVFVTILAFFLLKEIIYKNNIIALFLELIGIIIIINPLNTKLSLLGVTLTLASTLTFALYGVSGKRKCAKYGGIVVTCFGFLFGSLEMLGLIGISHISPIANYLTTQNLDIFSRIPLFSGYSIHILPVITYICIINTGAGYACYFKAMEKTSAQTTSLVFFFKPILAPILALTILHESIPINMLIGIVFILIGSLTSILPGLKFQKYNNINVSNL, translated from the coding sequence ATGAAAAAGGGCTATTTATATATTTTTTTAACAACAATTATCTTTAGTACTATGGAGATTGCATTAAAGTTTGCAGCTGGAACTTTTAATCCAATACAAATTACCTTTACTCGCTTTTTTATAGGAGGAATCTTCTTAATACCTTTTGCACTGACTACTCTTAATAAAAAGAAGATTATTATTTCTATAAAGGACTTATATTTCTTTGCTTTTTTAGGTTTCTTAGGTGTTGTTGTAAGCATGGCACTTTATCAATTAGCTGTACTAAACACCAAAGCGTCTGTAACTGCTGTATTATTCAGTAGCAATCCTGTATTCGTTACAATCTTAGCTTTTTTTCTTCTAAAAGAAATTATATATAAAAATAATATTATCGCATTATTTCTTGAACTTATAGGAATTATTATAATTATAAATCCATTAAATACAAAGCTTAGTTTATTAGGTGTTACTCTTACTCTTGCCTCAACTCTAACCTTTGCCCTCTATGGTGTTAGCGGTAAAAGGAAGTGTGCTAAATACGGCGGTATTGTAGTTACTTGTTTTGGTTTTTTATTTGGAAGTCTTGAAATGCTTGGTTTAATAGGTATTAGCCATATCTCCCCGATTGCCAACTATCTTACTACACAAAACCTTGATATTTTCTCAAGGATACCATTGTTTTCTGGATATTCCATCCACATACTTCCCGTAATAACTTATATCTGCATAATTAATACTGGTGCAGGCTATGCTTGCTACTTTAAAGCTATGGAAAAAACCTCGGCACAAACTACATCATTAGTTTTTTTCTTTAAACCTATTTTAGCTCCAATTCTTGCACTAACAATTTTACATGAGTCAATTCCTATTAATATGCTAATTGGGATTGTGTTTATTCTTATCGGATCACTTACATCCATTCTTCCAGGATTAAAATTTCAAAAATATAATAATATAAATGTTAGTAACTTATAA
- a CDS encoding transposase, with translation MAKHLDKQFKIDAIQYYQDHKELGLVGCAKNLGISQQTLSRWQKELRETGDIESRGSGNYSSDEAKEIARLKRELRDTQDALDVLKKAISILGK, from the coding sequence ATGGCAAAACATTTAGACAAACAGTTTAAGATTGATGCAATTCAATATTATCAAGATCACAAAGAATTAGGACTAGTGGGGTGTGCTAAGAATCTTGGCATTAGTCAGCAAACTCTTTCCAGATGGCAGAAAGAACTGCGAGAAACTGGCGATATAGAAAGTCGTGGATCTGGCAATTATTCTTCCGATGAGGCAAAAGAAATTGCTCGTTTAAAACGTGAATTACGTGATACTCAGGATGCTCTTGATGTATTAAAAAAAGCCATCAGCATTCTGGGAAAATAA
- a CDS encoding IS3 family transposase, translated as MTEALYLEVSEKTEAAMKENRQVSVSGMLKILGVSRSGYRAWQKHMPSDTQKRKEAVKVKIKDIYDDSKQNYGAPKIAKKLQQDGEIISQRTVGKYMEELGIKAQWIKPWTVTTKDSDFSNELQNILDEQFNPERPNAVWCSDITYIWTTDGFVYLTSIMDLYSRKIIAWTLSKTLEAACVIETINKAKARRNTEQPLILHSDRGSQYVSNEYRKATETMQLSYSKKAFPWDNACIESFHSLIKREWLNRFKICNYRQSYRLVFEYIEAFYNTQRIHSHCDYMSPDDFEKLYEKAKKEGMLLAS; from the coding sequence ATAACAGAAGCTCTTTACCTAGAAGTTTCTGAAAAGACGGAAGCTGCCATGAAAGAAAACCGCCAGGTTTCCGTCTCTGGAATGCTGAAAATATTGGGTGTTTCACGGTCTGGTTATCGTGCATGGCAGAAACATATGCCTTCTGATACGCAAAAACGTAAGGAGGCTGTTAAAGTAAAAATTAAGGATATTTACGATGATTCCAAACAAAACTATGGTGCACCCAAAATTGCAAAAAAGCTACAACAAGATGGAGAAATCATTTCTCAGCGTACTGTTGGCAAGTATATGGAAGAACTAGGAATCAAGGCTCAATGGATCAAACCTTGGACAGTAACAACCAAAGATTCTGATTTCAGTAATGAACTTCAAAATATTCTTGATGAACAATTTAACCCTGAACGCCCAAATGCCGTGTGGTGTAGTGATATCACTTATATTTGGACAACAGACGGGTTTGTTTATCTAACCAGCATTATGGATTTATATTCAAGGAAAATCATCGCATGGACGCTTTCAAAAACTCTGGAAGCAGCATGTGTAATAGAAACAATAAACAAAGCCAAAGCAAGACGAAATACTGAGCAACCACTTATCTTGCATAGTGATCGAGGAAGTCAATACGTTTCAAATGAATACCGAAAAGCTACTGAAACAATGCAACTAAGCTATTCTAAGAAAGCCTTTCCATGGGATAATGCTTGCATCGAATCCTTTCATTCCTTAATCAAAAGAGAATGGTTGAATAGATTCAAAATCTGTAATTACAGACAATCATATCGTCTAGTATTCGAATATATTGAAGCCTTCTATAATACACAACGTATTCACAGTCATTGCGACTATATGTCGCCAGATGATTTTGAAAAGCTGTATGAAAAAGCAAAAAAGGAAGGAATGCTATTGGCGAGTTAA